In Labrus bergylta chromosome 1, fLabBer1.1, whole genome shotgun sequence, one genomic interval encodes:
- the prom1b gene encoding prominin 1 b isoform X8 encodes MLWTRWLVLLLCWGATSTEQRAEQRDGAPAVVRQDSRRQRSPPPVEPLDFGFVPAAVYDTHAYHEQGPVGILFNIVHAFLYVVQPNSFPKDLIVKVIQQNMGGIKIEEWRKPDNVVLLLQWIYYESGFLICGTIGILFVVLMPIIGMWFCVCRCCENCGGEMHQRQRKNADCQRGFYTASLVCTSIFIIVGVLIAYAANHNISIKIKNTRRFINTNMRDLKTFANNTPAQIEYLTGQYTTAKHKVLSDLDNIGPLLGGRIQSQLEKEVVPSLDTALRMAGAKVENAIKAMRETKEALENVSSSLEVLQEGTGKLQASLSGERASLSNTLSDPACTNGAVSHTCNTIRSTLSQLGVNADYSKLADVSHALTNINVILKTDLSNIVQKGYSSFNDTPKLVKEQTKNIVSGVKNMLDKIGAEIIGFAKMFPVEASLVNFTIFLTQGQKDIESYYPQIDQMDFYRWIGCVAVLCTVVLVVAFNILGLLCGTCGYDKQATPTTRGCLSNTGGNLLMAGVGFSFIFAWALMGIVTTLFVVSGNVEKLICEPLANRQLFQIIDTPYLVHPAKKNFLPGMLFQNENIDLTLGSMYRDCFENNGLYHALQLETMFNINSFLNRSVYNKDLANVFESVKIDLRDITLLEQAGRDNLLNFANSGIGQIDYDAYLAEVNKGVTQVDLLSFSTNLEAQADQLPRGALENALKGHASSIRQIHREQVVPMEQAMKYVRARSVMSQSIKQLKITANDLPVKVTNILSAIDAVEYLISHNASHVVKQETKGYTESLVGYFKQYTAWVKNSLTAEVAQCKPISNIVDSMEIVGCSFIVDSVNTFWFGLGGCCILLIPSIIFSIKLAKYYRRMDTEDVFEDTSYPWLVAL; translated from the exons ATGTTGTGGACAAGGTGGCTCgtcctgctgctctgctggGGGGCCACAAGCACCGAGCAGCGGGCGGAACAGAGGGACGGGGCCCCTGCTGTGGTCCGGCAAGACTCTCGCAGGCAGCGGTCGCCTCCACCTGTGGAACCGTTGGATTTTGGGTTTGTACCTGCTGCGGTGTATGATACCCACGCATACCACGAGCAAGGACCTGTGGGTATCCTCTTCAACATCGTCCATGCGTTTCTCTACGTCGTTCAACCCAACTCCTTTCCTAAAG atctgATTGTGAAAGTTATACAACAAAACATGGGGGGAATCAAAATAGAAGAATGGAGAAAG CCCGACAATGTGGTCCTGTTACTGCAG TGGATCTACTATGAGTCTGGGTTCCTCATATGTGGCACCATAGGTATCCTATTCGTGGTCCTCATGCCCATCATAGGCATGTGGTTCTGTGTGTGTCGCTGCTGTGAGAACTGCGGAGGGGAAATGcaccaaagacagagaaagaatgCTGACTGTCAGAGAGGTTTCTACACCGCATCGCTCGTCTGCACCTCTATCTTCATAAT tgtgggAGTACTTATTGCCTATGCTGCAAACCATAATATCAGCATCAAGATAAAGAACACACGGCGGTTCATCAACACCAATATGAGAGACCTGAAGACGTTTGCTAACAACACACCTGCT CAAATTGAATATCTGACAGGCCAGTACACCACGGCAAAACACAAAGTCCTGTCAGACCTTGACA ACATTGGGCCTTTGCTGGGCGGTAGGATCCAAAGTCAGCTGGAGAAAGAGGTGGTTCCCTCTCTGGACACTGCGCTGCGTATGGCAGGAG CAAAAGTTGAAAATGCCATCAAAG CCATGCGGGAGACCAAGGAAGCCCTAGAGAACGTCAGCTCCTCCTTGGAGGTCCTTCAGGAGGGTACAGGGAAACTTCAAGCCAGTCTTTCAGGCGAGCGGGCCTCTCTCTCGAACACCCTGTCAGATCCTGCCTGCACTAATGGAGCTGTGTCTCACACCTGTAACACCATCCGTTCCACACTGTCCCAACTGGGTGTCAATGCTGATTACTCCAAG CTTGCAGATGTCAGTCATGCCTTGACTAACATCAATGTAATCCTGAAAACAGACCTCAGCAATATAGTACAAAAG GGTTACTCGTCCTTCAATGATACACCAAAACTGGTTAAAGAGCAAACCAAAAACATTGTCTCAG gagttaaaaacatgttggatAAGATAGGAGCAGAGATTATCGGCTTCGCCAAGATGTTTCCAGTGGAAGCCTCTCTGGTCAATTTCACCATTTTCCTCACCCAAGGACAGAAAGACATTGAGTCCTATTACCCACAGATTGACCAAATGGATTTCTACAG gTGGATTGGCTGTGTGGCGGTACTCTGTACGGTAGTCCTGGTTGTGGCCTTCAACATCCTCGGGCTGCTGTGTGGCACCTGTGGCTACGACAAGCAAGCTACACCAACAACCCGGGGCTGCTTATCAAACACTGGCGGCAACCTGCTGATGGC tgGGGTTGGTTTCTCCTTTATCTTTGCCTGGGCGCTGATGGGCATCGTGACCACCTTGTTTGTCGTCAGTGGCAACGTGGAGAAGCTGATTTGTGAACCGCTAGCTAACCGACAGCTATTCCAG atcATAGACACACCATACCTGGTTCATCCTGCCAAGAAGAACTTCCTCCCCGGGATGCTGTTCCAGAATGAGAACATTGACTTGACGTTGGGGAGCATGTACAG GGACTGCTTCGAGAACAATGGTCTGTACCACGCTCTGCAGCTGGAGACGATGTTCAACATCAACTCCTTCCTCAACAGATCGGTG TACAACAAGGATCTGGCCAATGTGTTTGAAAGCGTTAAGATCGACCTGCGGGACATCACATTGCTGGAGCAGGCTGGCAGAGACAACCTCCTCAACTTCGCCAACTCTGGGATCGGACAGATTGACTATGATGCTTACCTGGCAGAG gtAAATAAGGGAGTCACTCAGGTGGATCTATTGTCCTTCTCTACCAACTTGGAGGCTCAGGCCGACCAGCTG ccaCGTGGTGCTTTGGAAAATGCACTAAAAGGGCATGCAAGCAGCATCAGACAAATTCACAGAGAACAGGTGGTTCCTATGGAGCAAGCAATG AAATATGTCAGAGCGCGG AGTGTCATGAGCCAGAGTATCAAGCAACTGAAGATAACGGCCAACGACCTACCG GTCAAGGTCACGAACATCCTGAGTGCCATCGATGCCGTCGAGTACCTGATCAGTCACAATGCATCCCATGTGGTTAAACAG GAGACAAAGGGCTACACTGAGAGCTTAGTGGGATACTTCAAACAATACACAGCATGGGTTAAAAACTCG TTGACGGCAGAGGTTGCCCAGTGCAAACCCATCAGTAACATTGTGGACAGCATGGAGATAGTAGGATGCAGCTTCATAGTCGATTCAGTG aACACATTCTGGTTTGGTCTTGGAGGCTGCTGCATCCTTCTGATTCCCAGTATTATCTTCTCTATCAAACTGGCCAAGTATTATCGAAGAATGGACACAGAGGACGTCTTCGAAGA CACTTCTTACCCGTGGCTTGTTGCACTTTAA
- the prom1b gene encoding prominin 1 b isoform X10: protein MLWTRWLVLLLCWGATSTEQRAEQRDGAPAVVRQDSRRQRSPPPVEPLDFGFVPAAVYDTHAYHEQGPVGILFNIVHAFLYVVQPNSFPKDLIVKVIQQNMGGIKIEEWRKPDNVVLLLQWIYYESGFLICGTIGILFVVLMPIIGMWFCVCRCCENCGGEMHQRQRKNADCQRGFYTASLVCTSIFIIVGVLIAYAANHNISIKIKNTRRFINTNMRDLKTFANNTPAQIEYLTGQYTTAKHKVLSDLDNIGPLLGGRIQSQLEKEVVPSLDTALRMAGAMRETKEALENVSSSLEVLQEGTGKLQASLSGERASLSNTLSDPACTNGAVSHTCNTIRSTLSQLGVNADYSKLADVSHALTNINVILKTDLSNIVQKGYSSFNDTPKLVKEQTKNIVSGVKNMLDKIGAEIIGFAKMFPVEASLVNFTIFLTQGQKDIESYYPQIDQMDFYRWIGCVAVLCTVVLVVAFNILGLLCGTCGYDKQATPTTRGCLSNTGGNLLMAGVGFSFIFAWALMGIVTTLFVVSGNVEKLICEPLANRQLFQIIDTPYLVHPAKKNFLPGMLFQNENIDLTLGSMYRDCFENNGLYHALQLETMFNINSFLNRSVYNKDLANVFESVKIDLRDITLLEQAGRDNLLNFANSGIGQIDYDAYLAEVNKGVTQVDLLSFSTNLEAQADQLPRGALENALKGHASSIRQIHREQVVPMEQAMKYVRARSVMSQSIKQLKITANDLPVKVTNILSAIDAVEYLISHNASHVVKQETKGYTESLVGYFKQYTAWVKNSLTAEVAQCKPISNIVDSMEIVGCSFIVDSVNTFWFGLGGCCILLIPSIIFSIKLAKYYRRMDTEDVFEDSPYSDTLTRFPRASAPPSYSDW from the exons ATGTTGTGGACAAGGTGGCTCgtcctgctgctctgctggGGGGCCACAAGCACCGAGCAGCGGGCGGAACAGAGGGACGGGGCCCCTGCTGTGGTCCGGCAAGACTCTCGCAGGCAGCGGTCGCCTCCACCTGTGGAACCGTTGGATTTTGGGTTTGTACCTGCTGCGGTGTATGATACCCACGCATACCACGAGCAAGGACCTGTGGGTATCCTCTTCAACATCGTCCATGCGTTTCTCTACGTCGTTCAACCCAACTCCTTTCCTAAAG atctgATTGTGAAAGTTATACAACAAAACATGGGGGGAATCAAAATAGAAGAATGGAGAAAG CCCGACAATGTGGTCCTGTTACTGCAG TGGATCTACTATGAGTCTGGGTTCCTCATATGTGGCACCATAGGTATCCTATTCGTGGTCCTCATGCCCATCATAGGCATGTGGTTCTGTGTGTGTCGCTGCTGTGAGAACTGCGGAGGGGAAATGcaccaaagacagagaaagaatgCTGACTGTCAGAGAGGTTTCTACACCGCATCGCTCGTCTGCACCTCTATCTTCATAAT tgtgggAGTACTTATTGCCTATGCTGCAAACCATAATATCAGCATCAAGATAAAGAACACACGGCGGTTCATCAACACCAATATGAGAGACCTGAAGACGTTTGCTAACAACACACCTGCT CAAATTGAATATCTGACAGGCCAGTACACCACGGCAAAACACAAAGTCCTGTCAGACCTTGACA ACATTGGGCCTTTGCTGGGCGGTAGGATCCAAAGTCAGCTGGAGAAAGAGGTGGTTCCCTCTCTGGACACTGCGCTGCGTATGGCAGGAG CCATGCGGGAGACCAAGGAAGCCCTAGAGAACGTCAGCTCCTCCTTGGAGGTCCTTCAGGAGGGTACAGGGAAACTTCAAGCCAGTCTTTCAGGCGAGCGGGCCTCTCTCTCGAACACCCTGTCAGATCCTGCCTGCACTAATGGAGCTGTGTCTCACACCTGTAACACCATCCGTTCCACACTGTCCCAACTGGGTGTCAATGCTGATTACTCCAAG CTTGCAGATGTCAGTCATGCCTTGACTAACATCAATGTAATCCTGAAAACAGACCTCAGCAATATAGTACAAAAG GGTTACTCGTCCTTCAATGATACACCAAAACTGGTTAAAGAGCAAACCAAAAACATTGTCTCAG gagttaaaaacatgttggatAAGATAGGAGCAGAGATTATCGGCTTCGCCAAGATGTTTCCAGTGGAAGCCTCTCTGGTCAATTTCACCATTTTCCTCACCCAAGGACAGAAAGACATTGAGTCCTATTACCCACAGATTGACCAAATGGATTTCTACAG gTGGATTGGCTGTGTGGCGGTACTCTGTACGGTAGTCCTGGTTGTGGCCTTCAACATCCTCGGGCTGCTGTGTGGCACCTGTGGCTACGACAAGCAAGCTACACCAACAACCCGGGGCTGCTTATCAAACACTGGCGGCAACCTGCTGATGGC tgGGGTTGGTTTCTCCTTTATCTTTGCCTGGGCGCTGATGGGCATCGTGACCACCTTGTTTGTCGTCAGTGGCAACGTGGAGAAGCTGATTTGTGAACCGCTAGCTAACCGACAGCTATTCCAG atcATAGACACACCATACCTGGTTCATCCTGCCAAGAAGAACTTCCTCCCCGGGATGCTGTTCCAGAATGAGAACATTGACTTGACGTTGGGGAGCATGTACAG GGACTGCTTCGAGAACAATGGTCTGTACCACGCTCTGCAGCTGGAGACGATGTTCAACATCAACTCCTTCCTCAACAGATCGGTG TACAACAAGGATCTGGCCAATGTGTTTGAAAGCGTTAAGATCGACCTGCGGGACATCACATTGCTGGAGCAGGCTGGCAGAGACAACCTCCTCAACTTCGCCAACTCTGGGATCGGACAGATTGACTATGATGCTTACCTGGCAGAG gtAAATAAGGGAGTCACTCAGGTGGATCTATTGTCCTTCTCTACCAACTTGGAGGCTCAGGCCGACCAGCTG ccaCGTGGTGCTTTGGAAAATGCACTAAAAGGGCATGCAAGCAGCATCAGACAAATTCACAGAGAACAGGTGGTTCCTATGGAGCAAGCAATG AAATATGTCAGAGCGCGG AGTGTCATGAGCCAGAGTATCAAGCAACTGAAGATAACGGCCAACGACCTACCG GTCAAGGTCACGAACATCCTGAGTGCCATCGATGCCGTCGAGTACCTGATCAGTCACAATGCATCCCATGTGGTTAAACAG GAGACAAAGGGCTACACTGAGAGCTTAGTGGGATACTTCAAACAATACACAGCATGGGTTAAAAACTCG TTGACGGCAGAGGTTGCCCAGTGCAAACCCATCAGTAACATTGTGGACAGCATGGAGATAGTAGGATGCAGCTTCATAGTCGATTCAGTG aACACATTCTGGTTTGGTCTTGGAGGCTGCTGCATCCTTCTGATTCCCAGTATTATCTTCTCTATCAAACTGGCCAAGTATTATCGAAGAATGGACACAGAGGACGTCTTCGAAGA cTCTCCCTATTCTGACACTCTGACCCGGTTCCCCCGGGCATCTGCTCCACCAAGCTACTCCGACTGGTGA